The Micropterus dolomieu isolate WLL.071019.BEF.003 ecotype Adirondacks linkage group LG23, ASM2129224v1, whole genome shotgun sequence DNA window CAGGGCTTGTGGCAAAAGCCCCCCGAGAACCGACAACACCCCAGAGCCAGTGACCACCCCACCCTGCCCAGCCCTGGTAGAGTACCTCCCGGCCATTGGGGCTGGCATTAGACCGCCACATAAGCGAACAGGCCAGGACTAGCGGGATTCCCACCCAGGGAGAGAGCGGACCCTCCGGCCAATGGGGCACAGACCCATGGCCCCAACCACACCCAGGAGGCAAGGCCACCTAGCCCAGGCCAGAAGCCTGCCACTGCCACTGTCTCAGACCTAAAAGTTGGAAATTGTAGCTTGTTTACAGTTGCCTCGGCCAGCAACTAAACTCTTATGTTGCATGACACATTGTCTGACGCAATGATAACTGACTCCCCAAAGATAAAATCAAGTCTGTAAAACAGTGCAACGGAGGAGATCTTCATTAGAGCTGGTGGATACTACCAGCAATGAGCAGGGAGACACAAGACAGACAAGTCAAGAGACTGAAACGCAAAGAAGACTCAAAGTAGGTATTAACGCTCTATTGTTTCCTCACAATGATTGTACTTTATTTTCATGAGTTATCAATATCATTTACAGAATACTGTCTTTGTTGTCATTTCAGGTTGATGGAAAACTACAGCTACAACAGCTTCATACTCCAGCTGGAGGGGTTCAGTGTCACGAAGGATTCAATGTACCCTGTCTTTTGCCTGTTCTTTATTTCCTACATTCTTTCAATGGTTCTGAATTTAGGCCTTTTGGTTATAATTTGGATTGACAAGAACCTTCACCAGCCCATGTATCTGCTGTTATGCAACCTGTCAGTCAGTGACATTATTGGAAGTACTCATATTTTGCCCCGTATGCTTGCAGATATCTTGAGGCCTCCCTCTGAGCGTCTCATCAGTTATTATGAGTGTGTAGTCCAAGCTTTCACCACCCAGTTTTTCAGTAGCACTTCCCACACTGTTCTCATGATTATGGCCTTTGACAGATATGTGGCCATCTGCAATCCCCTGCATTATGCTGCCATAATGACCAACAAGATGTTGATCAAGCTGACAGTTTCTGCCTGGGGAGTGGCCTTTTTTTTGGTGGGGATTCTTCTCGGTCTGACCATACGGCTGAACCGATGCAGGACTCTGATCATGAATCCCTACTGTGACAATGCCTCACTGTTTAAGCTCTCCTGTGAAGATATATTCATTAATAACATCTACGGCCTCAGTTACACTGCAGCCTTGCTCACCTCCTCTATAGGCAGCATTGTTCTCACCTATGCAAAGATTACAGTAGTTTGTCTGACCAGTAAGAACAAGTCTTTGAACAGTAAAGCCTTAAAGACCTGCAGCACTCACCTGGTTGTgtatctgatcatgttgatcaGTGGATTTATTGCCATTATTCTGCATCGTTTCCCGCAGTACTCAGACTACAGAAAACTTTCTGCCATTCTGTTTGTAATCGTCCCTGGCACTCTCAACCCCATTATTTATGGTGTGCAGTCCAAAGAGATACGAaaacttttatttgaaatatttcagtccaAAAAATGCTTGGCatggtggaaaaaataaatgtttaccctttttggcaaataaataaatcatttaaaaaacatcaacactgaATGAAAGCTTTTTTGTAATCAttctttttttgcttaaaacatAGCAAACATGTACTTTGTAACTATGTaagtatttataaaaaaatatgtatgatTTGTTGACATCCACAGCTCTGTAGATGTCAACAGCTTTGTTGCTAAAAACTGAATAGAGCCATCGTTATTACTGTAAAGTCTGTACATTGCTTGGTGTAATTGTATTTAAAGAAGTCATTCAAATTGTGGTCATGATGGCAGTGTTGACAGAGCACTGTAAGTACCATGTTGTTCAAGGTTTCCTTTGTAAAATGTGTTCTGTGGCCTTGCCTTCACCAGCctgctgctgctttctgccTGCAGTCAGTACAGTCAGAGGCTGCGTTCATTTTGTTAGTTAAAACTATTAtagacatttgttttttgatGACCTTTGTTCACATCAAAAGCAAGtagataactaaataaaattaaccTTTACAGGACAAACTATGATGAAATGCATTAACTGTTAATGGAAAACAATGGTTTAATTCAATTTGAGTTAAAGGATTATTAGTGACATTAAGGGTATGCTCACTTTTGATTTGGTTTGGTTAGTATGCTACTAGTGAGGTGTTCtttaaagaataaaattaaCTGATACATTTAAAGTGAGTTTAAGTGAGCTAATTACTATTATAAACCAAATTACTTGTCCAAATACCTGCATGCATTAACTGAACTTCTACCACCCACAATAtaaccttttaaaatgttgatttagcTTGCAGTGATAAGCAGCAGGAAAATAACAGAGGGGGTGGATACAACATAAAAACAGGCAGGCCATATTGCTTGAATTTAGGAAAAAATAAgcaaacataacattttcatgTGGATGTAATAttagagttttgttttgtttgcttaaaCACATCTGACCACTCTGACATCACATTTTCAGCAGTTNNNNNNNNNNNNNNNNNNNNNNNNNNNNNNNNNNNNNNNNNNNNNNNNNNNNNNNNNNNNNNNNNNNNNNNNNNNNNNNNNNNNNNNNNNNNNNNNNNNNTGACTGAAAAGGTTCAAAAAGACCATTTATATCCAAATAAGATCACAATTGCGAAGCAACAACCTTTTCAAGGATTTTGCTTAGAAATGTTAAATTGGATATTGGTCTGTAATTGTCCATGTTTAGATGATCAAGGCCAGGTTTCTTAAGAATGGGGGTCACCGCAGCTGTTTTTAATTCTGCTGGGACAATGGCAGAAGCTAAACTACAGTTTATCATATGCGTTATGAATGGTGCAACCTCGAGGACACACATCTTAAGCAAAACAGTAGGTGTAGGATCGAGCCGGCAGGATGTAGAATTTGACTTCACAATTTGATCACTTATGGCAACAGGAGTAGTCAGAGTAAAAGTAGAGAGAGAGTTTGATGAGTGAGCTGGACCAGATGACATTAAGTTTGAGTCACTTGTAtaagtgtttttggtgatggaATAAGTGATTGACATCAATTTGTCTGAAAAGAATTTAGAGAAGCTATTTACAAGCTCCTCAGAGCCTGACATGACATGTTGTGGTGGATTTGTGAGTTTGTTAACCATAGCAAAGAGTGATTTGGGTCTGCACGTGAAATTCCTAATAGTAGAGGAGAAATAAGAGGATCTTGCATTGTTAAATTCTCGTTTGAGAACTTTCTGACACAGTTCTCAAACGACACCATAGTATTCTACTACTACATTCAAACTAAATCCAATCAAAAGGGCCAGCTCACTCCTGTCTTTTTCTTCAAAGCCCGGTCACCTCTGAATCCGTTCAAGACCCTCGCAAACTACCTGCTACTCTGGCAATCCCAGAGCACAACCATGACAGATTCTCTTCTGGTTCCACCATCACCTTTGCCATCTCCTCTTTTCGGCCGGCATTTCTCCCTTTCATTTCTCAGGTCACTCCTTCAGGATCGGAGCCACAACTTCAGCCTCCCACAACGGCCTTCCCGAACAGCTCGTTCAGTTCACGGTCCTCCCAAGCCTACCACCGCTACATTCGCTCAGATCtctctctgtgctatgatgggctctaaatcctgactgaaaatcctcaaataaactattgctctgtagaaagtcacacagctgtttagcaactgctttctccaggatcttagagagaaatggaaggttagatatcggtctatagttggctacaacatccggatcaagtttgggctttttcagaagaggtttaattacagctactttaaagtactgtggtacatagcctgttgataaagatagattgatcatatgtagtaaagaagtgctgactaGGGGTAAAACTTATTTAAGCAGCCTAGCCTGGCCCAGAGGCTTTTGGCATCTAGAAGAGGGCTTCATGGAGTTTAGCCATTGAAACAGGTAACTCCAGAGCCCCGATCTATTCATCATCTAACCTtggcaaatctatattgttcaATAATGCATCAATGTTTGAGCTAGATGGATCAGTTTGTGAGTCCTTCATGGAGGAAATagttatttttactttactttcagTTGTAATAGGTTGGCTAAGAATCTGCTGGATTTATTGTTTGGTTCAAAGTTCTCCAAATGTAGTCTTTGCAACTGGAAATTGTCACCATTAATTTCTTGACCTATACAAGTTGTCGTTTATGGTGgagtatattttaaataaatggtcACATGTTCTTTTCAGGATGAGTAGGATAGTGGAGATGCAACCAACATTATTATTTGCTGTATTGGACTTTTTTACAGTCACATCTGAGCTTCTCTTTTACTTTCTTCCATCACTGAGTATATGGAAACACAGGTGAGAATGGTATCCTTCAAACGGGAGTGAATCTACAATTCCAATTGTCAAACACACTGCTTTTGCCATTTGTCCCTCATAACCAGCAGCGGCTTTGCAATTGCTAGACAGTTTAACTTTAAGCTGGATAATTTAGATTGTTAAAAAGATGAATGAGAAGTTTTGATGGGTAGGTGAACACGATGTATCAAACATTACTCTTTCTTGTTTCAGTGCTTCTAGATTGTTTACAGTTGCCTCGGCCAGCATACTAATCTCTTATGTTGCATGACACATTGTCTGACGCAATGATAACTGACTCCccaaagataaaataaagtctgtaaaacactgcaacagagGAGATGTTCAATAGAGCTGGTGGATACTACCAGCAATGAGCAGGAAGACACAAGACAGAGAAGCCAAGAGACTGAAACAAGAAACAATCAAAGTAGGTATTACTGATCAACTGTTTCCTCACAACCgatgtacttttattttttcatgagTTATCAATTATCAATAACAGAatcatttttgtcatttcaagttctaaaaaagtcaaaatatgtAGACTTATAGAACATCACTTATTTAGCTCATTGTTTCTGCTTGAACTGTCTGAACTTAGACATTAAAATCTATCATACAGCTGTTGAGCATACTATCAtctaacacatacacagtgcACATTAAGGGAAAACTTTCTGCTGTGGTTAGTTGGACATTAGTACTGTGATTTAACATGATCTCTGATACCTAGATTGCCACAGTATTACTTGTGACATTTACAGCattgttttgttctttcagGTTGATGGAAAACTACACTTACAACAGCTTCACACTCCACCTGGAGGGGTTAAATGTCTCAAAGGAGTCCATTTAccctgtgtttattttaatctttttatccTACTTGTTTATAATTGTTGCAAATGTGGGCATTGTAGTTTTGGTTGTCATGGAAAAAAGCCTTCACCAGCCCATGTATCTCCTTTATGGGAATCTGTCAGTCAATGATCTACTTGGAAACACTATCGTTGTGCCCCGTTTGCTTGTAGACTTGTTGAGGCCTCCCTCTGAGCGCCTCATCAGTTNNNNNNNNNNNNNNNNNNNNNNNNNNNNNNNNNNNNNNNNNNNNNNNNNNNNNNNNNNNNNNNNNNNNNNNNNNNNNNNNNNNNNNNNNNNNNNNNNNNNGAtgatccctgagcaagacacttaacccctcgttgctccagaggcgtgcgacctctgacatgtatagcaattgtaagtcgctttggataaaagcgtcattAGCGTtgttatttcctcttcttcttcttcttcctcctacGTATTCAGCGTAGTGatgaaacgcactctgtagagcagtttgtccatttgggctactgtagaaacatggcggtgcaacatggtGGCGTCCATGTGAGAGGATCTGCGATGTCTGTAgacagaaatgtctcattctaaggtaataaaacagttcattatgtaaggtctttctacaccactgaaaacatagttatggatcttatattgaatttctgtcaatagatcctgtTTATTGATACTTAGTGTTCTCAGAGGCATCAGTACTGGTATTAATAGTCATGTTAATATCCACTTAGTTATAAAGCAACATGAACCACTGTACTATTTAAACTGCTTTATATGCTGTTAGTAGTTGTTTAATTACCAGTATAATAATGCACATTCACATGTATGGTGATGAACACTAGAAAGACATCATGAGAACTTTTGCACCTGATACCAAGTGATAGGATGAATATCATCTATACTTAGATCATAAAAGACACAAGCTCACAGCGACACTGGGCTTAAAGTTCACCAGCAAGGCCGACggtctctaaaatattttactttttaataatttagttTTGGTTCATTGTTAA harbors:
- the LOC123963014 gene encoding olfactory receptor 146-like, with the protein product MENYSYNSFILQLEGFSVTKDSMYPVFCLFFISYILSMVLNLGLLVIIWIDKNLHQPMYLLLCNLSVSDIIGSTHILPRMLADILRPPSERLISYYECVVQAFTTQFFSSTSHTVLMIMAFDRYVAICNPLHYAAIMTNKMLIKLTVSAWGVAFFLVGILLGLTIRLNRCRTLIMNPYCDNASLFKLSCEDIFINNIYGLSYTAALLTSSIGSIVLTYAKITVVCLTSKNKSLNSKALKTCSTHLVVYLIMLISGFIAIILHRFPQYSDYRKLSAILFVIVPGTLNPIIYGVQSKEIRKRTAAFIRATRRLKSLFTQQMGYENPQQTAAGIHTRLYSRAFIIDDGRRRVVFVTADGENRVQEAAPEDDPTGRAEQGGNNVQEVTWEDDPTGREDQRVHRVQVAVPEYGPGGRTVQGDGRKANKEAGNPLETSPEVGTQSSSALELQLG